From Thermococcus sp., a single genomic window includes:
- a CDS encoding NADH-quinone oxidoreductase subunit B family protein gives MGKQRLKSVWVYHVDAGSCNGCDIEVLDVLSPYYDVERLGVKVVPNPRHADVLFITGPLTRQTRIMIKKAYEAMPPKPRIVVAIGTCASSGGIFYNSYALYNTSPQRGRDRLRSGGPEMIVPIDMYIPGCPPSPEEILYGIAQLLGIKEKKMKGEYWVALPPEVESSKENEIKFKIPDRPIPLRYWLTLREELRRVVGYYDRDAVLNDFIELVGRAYEEAPDSPEEKLHDLVTGYFLMEKDSRVQVAMRFLENEFWRMVKEYHEWGEALKEKYPVTAGV, from the coding sequence ATGGGAAAGCAAAGACTTAAGTCCGTCTGGGTCTACCACGTTGATGCCGGCTCGTGCAACGGTTGCGACATTGAAGTCCTAGACGTCCTCAGCCCGTACTATGATGTTGAGAGACTCGGTGTCAAAGTGGTGCCCAATCCAAGGCACGCGGACGTGCTCTTCATCACAGGGCCTCTCACGAGGCAGACGAGAATAATGATAAAGAAAGCCTACGAGGCCATGCCTCCAAAGCCGAGAATAGTAGTGGCTATAGGAACCTGTGCCTCAAGTGGGGGCATCTTCTACAACAGCTACGCCCTATACAATACCTCTCCTCAACGTGGAAGGGACAGACTGAGGAGCGGCGGACCGGAGATGATTGTTCCAATAGACATGTACATTCCCGGCTGCCCACCCAGCCCGGAGGAAATACTCTACGGCATCGCGCAACTCCTTGGCATCAAGGAGAAAAAGATGAAAGGGGAATACTGGGTAGCCCTTCCACCCGAAGTGGAGTCAAGTAAAGAGAACGAGATAAAGTTCAAGATACCCGACAGGCCGATACCCCTGCGCTACTGGCTAACGCTAAGGGAGGAGTTAAGAAGGGTGGTCGGTTACTACGACAGGGACGCGGTGTTGAATGACTTCATCGAGCTTGTAGGGAGAGCCTACGAGGAAGCTCCAGACAGCCCCGAGGAGAAGCTCCACGATCTAGTTACCGGCTACTTCCTCATGGAGAAGGACTCTAGAGTGCAGGTTGCCATGCGCTTTCTTGAAAACGAGTTCTGGCGTATGGTGAAGGAGTACCATGAGTGGGGGGAGGCACTCAAGGAGAAATATCCCGTGACGGCGGGTGTCTGA